A stretch of DNA from Halanaerobiales bacterium:
CTTATTTTCTGGTAGGTGCAGATCGTGAAGACATAATTCAAGAAGGTATGATAGGGCTCTATAAAGCTATTCGTGATTATAAGATTGAACGTCTGGCATCTTTTAGAGCGTTTGCTGAGCTCTGTATTACCAGGCAAATAATCACTGCAATAAAAGCTGCTACCAGACAAAAACATCAGCCACTAAATTCTTATATATCTTTAAATAAGCCTATTTATCATGAAGAATCTGATAGAACATTACTTGATGTTTTAAAAGGGAGTAAATTAACTAACCCAGAAAGGCTATTTATCAGCAAAGAATCTTATGACCTCATTGAAAGTAAAATTGTAGAAATGTTAAGTGAATTAGAATTTGATGTTTTACAGGAATATCTTAAGGGAAAATCTTATGAGGATATAGCTGAAACTTTGGATAAACATGTTAAATCTGTAGATAATGCCCTTCAGCGTGTAAAAAGAAAATTAGAATCCTTTCTTGAAAAACATGATTTTTAATAACTATTTTTTTGTAAAAATTTTTAGTATATAGAAGATTGGTTTTAGTATAACTAAAATTAAGATTTGTTTTCTATATATTAAAAAAATATACCGTAGACGTGCGGAAATTTAAGCCTTCTTAAA
This window harbors:
- the sigH gene encoding RNA polymerase sporulation sigma factor SigH, yielding MKGNLQELGYEDLSDLSDDELVEYVHGGNNEAQEILLKRYKNFVMAKSRSYFLVGADREDIIQEGMIGLYKAIRDYKIERLASFRAFAELCITRQIITAIKAATRQKHQPLNSYISLNKPIYHEESDRTLLDVLKGSKLTNPERLFISKESYDLIESKIVEMLSELEFDVLQEYLKGKSYEDIAETLDKHVKSVDNALQRVKRKLESFLEKHDF